In Pseudomonas sp. LRP2-20, the genomic window TGCACTGCATGAAGTCGGCGAACGACTTGAAGAAGAAGGCAATCTCTTCGACGATTTCCTTGCTGCGCTTGAGTGCCGAAACACTCAGGTTCAGCGACCTGACTGCGAGCTCGATGGTTTGCTCTTCACTGCGCTTGGCATCGAGCAGCACGGTAATCTTGGCCAACTCCGCAACCTGGCCACGCTTGACCTCTTCGTACTTCTCGACATTGTCGAGCATCTGCCGCTCGAGTTCGCGCAGCGATGCACCTTGACGCTGCTGCTCTGCGCCCATCTCATCTGCCGCAGCGCTCAGTTGACGCAAAAATGCGCCCAATTGATCTTCAGCTTGGCTCAGCTGGTTCTGCCCCTCACGCAATTCACCCTGAGCCTTTTCCAGCGCACTGCTCAATGCCTGTCTTTCGGCATCGGTGGTCGCCGCCGCCCGCTGCTGCTCAAGTTCATCCACGCGTTGCTGGCGTGCCTCGACAAGCTTTGATTGACCATTGCGCTTCGCTTCAAGGTTGGTCTTTTCCACCATCTGCTTCGGGTCGACATTGGCGTTACCGAGCAGCCCCGGTGTACCTGCAGCGGCAGCCCCGAGCGCTGCACCAGCCCCGCCCGTCGCCGCCATGGCGGCAATCGGCAGTACAGCGGACACCACTTGCGTAACGGTCTTGAGCAGCGAGGCCCAGAAGGACTTCTGCTCGGCACTCTGGGCTTGCTTGCCATACTCGACGGCCATTTTTTCGAATCGCGCTATCTGCTCCTGCAGTGCACTGACCAGTGAATTCAGTTCTTCCTTGCGCGCCGTGGCCTGAACAATCTCTTCCTTGATTGCCTTGTTGGCTACGATGGTCTCGCTCAGGGCGGTTTCGCTGCTGTCGCTAACTTCCTTGATGTCCTTGAGAATACTGTCGTACTTGACGATGATCGTGTTCAGGCTGCTGCGAACGCCCATGGCAGCCGTGCTGATGCGCTTGGCCATGTCCAGCAGATCCGCCTTGACGAACTGTTTGATTTGTTCAGGGTCGGCACTGTCGCGGACATCCAGCCAGTCAGGGAGCAGTGACGCCAGCTGCCTGCCGATCGTAGCGGCAATGCGAACCGAATCCTTGATCTGGCGCTCACTGTCCTGCTGAGCCTCGACCAACTGGCTCATGATGCGACTGATCTTGACCCGAATGGCACCGTGTTCCTGCGGCGTCGTATTGTAGGCGATATACAAAAGACTGATTGCATGATCAGTATCGGTCTTCGCCCGTGCAGTGTCGTAGTTACCTTCGATCTTACTGACAAACCTGTCGACCAAGGGCGATTGCGCCGTCGGCAATTGCAGTTTTTCCTGCCCAATGATCTCGGCAACCTCGCGAGCGATATCATTCTCCAACAGCACGTTACGATTAGTAATAGAAACGACGTTCGTCATGAGTTTGAGACTCCAATAAACAAAAATTACCATACACGCGACCAAGCCCTGCGAACAGACAAGCATTAACCCAATCGTGCGGACACTAGTAAAGCAACCCAGACCATCCCCAGAGTCAACCGGGGCCTTAACACCTGAACAGTCGACAGAAGTTAGTGCCTGGCAGCGCCTTGAATAAGCGGGAAATCTATCCGGCCAATTTTTACCTTCAGCGCGAACCGGTAAAATCTGGCGCCCTGCATGCAACCCACCATTCGCGTTCCAACGGAACTCTGGCATACATCATGCGCGGCAAAAGTTTTCCAAGTTGTCCGTGGGCTTCTTGAAAATATTGCTCGAACTGCCTGATCGCCTCGCCCCAGCAGGTCGCTGCACTTGTCTTTTCAAGCGGACATTGAGCCCATGCATAGGTAACGTCATCAAGCTGCTCACGAAGCCTGAAACGTTCCGACATGAAGTCCGAATGCAATCTGCTTAGCGATTTCATGAGCCACTCATCATCCCCTCTGCCCAAATACCTCTGATTGGCTGCGGTCAGCGCATCCGTCAAAGCCTGCAGTTCATTTTTCAAGGCGGAATTATTGGCGGAGTAACGATGAGCATTTGTATCCCAGAAATCTTTCAGCGCGCCCACCGCTTTTTTGTACTCTGCGGGAAAAAGCCGTACACCGTCGCCTATGCTCACATCAAAACCAGATAGTGTATCGAGCATGCGCTGGTTCATCGTGTGATAAACAACCAGGCAGTCATTGACACTGGATTCAATCAGCTTATCCCCTGGCGTGAGCGAAAATGCGTCGCTTGAAGAGTCAGCCGAAACGGCACTCGACAACGCGAACGTAACCGCGACCCTGCAGAGTAGAGAATAACCTTTAATAGCTGTCATCGTTGATGGTCCTCAGGCTCGACTAATGGCATTGCACAGACCTGTGCGCCAAAAGATTTAAAGCCCGTTCTTGCAATCAACTAAGCAGGAACTGCATGCTCATCATCACTAATAACCAAATGGAATATAAATATCTTTTATTATTATTTTAAAGCTTATGCGCCATTCGCTATAACGGTTGCCACTGTACAGCCGCCAACACCTGGCCAACTGTCTGCAGCGCAACAGCCGATCAACAGAAAACCGCCAAAAACCAACACTCGCAGTGCGCATCAAGGCTGCAGGCGTTGATTTTCAGCAAAGTTCAAACAGGCACGACGATTGCTCAAGCAAAGTCCCGCTTATTCATCCGGAGACCCGCCATGAGCACCCCCTTGAACGTCGTAGCCCTGTCCGGCGGCACTACCCGCCCGTCGCGCACCCTGGCCCTGACCGAGGCCATCCTCGCCGAACTCAGCCAGCACCTGCACATCAAGCCGCACCTGATTGAACTGGGCGATATCGCCCGGCCGCTGGGTGCCGCGCTGTGGCGCAGTGAACTGCCCGACGCTGTAGAGCAGCAGCTGCGCCTGGTCGAGAAGGCCGACTTGCTGGTGGTGGCCTCACCCGTTTACCGCGGCAGCTTCCCTGGTCACTTCAAGCACCTGTTCGACCTGATCGGCCAGGACGCGCTGGTCGATACCCCGGTACTGCTCGCCGCCACCGGTGGCAGCGAACGCCACGCGCTGGTGCTCGACCACCAGCTACGCCCGCTGTTCAGCTTCCTGCAGGCCCTGACCCTGCCAATCGGCGTGTATGCCAGCCAGGCCGAGCTGGCCGATTACCGGGTTTCCAGCGATGCCCTTGGCGCACGTATCCGCCTGGCCGCCGAGCGCGCCGTGCCGCTGTTCGGCGCCCATCACGCACTCCGTCAAAGCGCCTGAGGAACCGCCATGAATGCACCTTTGCATGCTGCCCGCCCGGCACTGGCGGTCGCGCGCGAACTGGCCACACAGTTCGCCCAGACCGCAGTGGAGCGCGACGAGCGCGGTGGTACGCCCAAGGCCGAACGCGATGCCCTGCGCAGCAGCGGTTTGCTGTCACTGGTGATCCCTCAAGCGTTCGGCGGCCAGGGTGCGAACTGGCATGACACCTTCGAGGTGGTGCGTGAGTTCGCCCGGGTCGACAGTTCGATCGCCCACGTGTTTGGCTTCCATCACCTGATGCTGGCCACCGTGCGCCTGTTCTCGCGCCCGGAGCAGTGGCAACCCTGGTTCGAGCAGACTGCGCGCAAGCACTGGTTCTGGGGCAACGCACTCAACCCGCTGGACACCCGCACCGTGGTCAAGCACTTCGACGGCTGGTGCGAGTTCTCGGGCAAGAAGAGCTTCTGCTCCGGAGCCAGCGACTCGGAAATGCTGATCGCTT contains:
- the msuE gene encoding FMN reductase, which encodes MSTPLNVVALSGGTTRPSRTLALTEAILAELSQHLHIKPHLIELGDIARPLGAALWRSELPDAVEQQLRLVEKADLLVVASPVYRGSFPGHFKHLFDLIGQDALVDTPVLLAATGGSERHALVLDHQLRPLFSFLQALTLPIGVYASQAELADYRVSSDALGARIRLAAERAVPLFGAHHALRQSA